caaccacacacacaatcaaaggtttcatgcttttttccGGGTTTCaccgtcgttttccatgttcttcttgatcttttaccgtaattctctcaaatttgaggtctctttgtcGGTAGGGTATCGATGGGGCGGCCCgctggtgcatgtgataaacggcgccggtccacacggcaggaccgggttcaaattccatccggaccgtctccccgtagcatggactgactatcctgctacgtagTAAAATAGGTCTtcatacggccaggccgttctcaccgagcaaaacaaaacttcctaACTTAACCTAACTATAAATAtattaatgaattattttatgtaGATGATATATAACAGACTGAATTctaataaaattgattaattcaaactttttaatttttttcggcATTGGTGGCTGCTGACGCTGCGGAGCTGTGGGTTTTGGAATTATAAGCTATGGTGATTGCTAGCATTTCGGGTTTAGATGTTTATATCAGGCGAACaacaaaagcattaggaaaacTAGTGCAATTTGTATCAAAAATGTTAGAGCCCACGCAGCTTAATAACTCCGACGAGGTTTATGTTGATATTCAATTATGGGATTAAATTGAAGCTTGAAATGGAACAGGTAATGAGGGGAAAAACCAGGACACACACGagcatgttttaattatttattattatttccgtattctttttcttttaaataattgttaaaGGCTTCCAGCATTGCAAGCCTTGCCCCCATTTGCTACTCTTGTGGCAGTTTGTCCAACGGCTCTGCAAAACTAGAAGCGAACAAGTAATTGCTACTTTGCTTGTTCAGGTGTTGTAGTTTCTCCTTCTCCGTTCGCAATATTTGCAAAGCAATGTTGGAAAGATCGCTTTGCTTCGACAGTTTTGACTTGTCTTGCCGGTTTGCTGTTATCGAGTTTGGAGTGGACGTATTTGCAAAACCGGACACTGAAGCTGGTGGCACATCTTCGTTGTCCGACAAATCAAGGTATTCTGTCAAAACAATAGTAAATGTAATATTACTACTCAGACGAtacacaaatatttaaaataagaaaaaaatctcacctTCCGTCATCTCTATGGATGGCATGTTTCCTACCATGTTCCTCGAAGTAAAGACATCCGAAAGAAAAGATAATTGATGGAAATGTTTCCATTTACTAAGACTAGCAGCGGCTGAGCCGGTTGGTTGATTTAACCTTGCCAGCTCACGGTGGTACTGGCTGCGCAATATGgtccacttttttttaatagtgttacctaaaattaaaaaaaaattagtactTTAAGATGAGTAAATTTTAATAGCGATGCCATATAACTATACAATAACAATTTACGAAAGTGTATAAAAcagtcttcttcttcttggcttaacgaccttacaggtcacgccggccatttctggcttactagacttattttaccacgtagccggatagtcagtccttgctacggggggacggtccggatgggatttgaacccggtccggccgtgtggactggcgccgtttatcacatgcaccaccgagccgccccaaAGGTATAAAACagtcatttattattttatttttgctttttccaggTTTTTATCAACGGGCATATCTTTTAGAGCCCTTGCATTTTCATTCCGAATTTCGCATCAAACGATAGGTTCCATAGTCTATGAAACATCACAGGCAATATGGTGTTCACTACAAGCAATACATATGCCCGTTCCCACTATTGAAACATTACGAAATGTAGCTGCTGAATTCGAAACTAAATGCAATTTTCCACATTGTATCGGAACCATCGACGGAAAACATATTCGCATAAAGCGGCCTCCTAACACTGGTTCACAATACTTCAactataaacatttttttctgtccacCTACAAGCAGTTGCAGATGCAAATTGTAAATTCATAACCATCGATGTTGGTTATTATGGCAGAAGGAACGATAGTGGAGTGTTCGCAAATACTCCGGTATATTACCACCTTGAGAACAACACTTTCAACACTCCTCCGCCAGAATCATTACCAGGAACAAATTGCAACAAGCCTTACGTTTTACTTGGGGATCAAGGATATCCGTTAAAACCCTATTTGATGAGGCCTTACAGCAGCAACATGGATGCTGCtaaagaaaactttaattacCGTTTGAGTAGTGCTAGAATGACGGTAGAACGAGCATTCGGGATTTTAGTAACGAAATGGAGATGCTTGAAAACCGAACTGCAAGTAAAACCGGAAAACATTGACATCGTAGTGAAAACGGCATGTTTATTGCACAATATCTGCATGGATACAAAAGACAGCAACGGGGTAAATTGTGCACCTACCGAAGCGAACACATCGTttgtaaatcaaacaaattcaagAAGCAATAATCGGTCCAGCCAACCAGCTTACAAAATTAGGGATAATTTTAAGAACTATATGTATAACGGTGAAGTTGAACTGTAAAAGTTTTAGTAAATTTAACTATaatatgtaaataaacaaCTCGTGTACTCACCATTCACTCCAAACGCATCGCTGATGTGGTCCCATGCTTCTTTCTCCATCCTACGGTTGTGGTAATTGGGGTCTTGCACATTCCATAGGAGAGGAATGTTCTCGACCATGTCGATCAGCTGTTCCTCGTCAATTTGAGTATTTTCCATTGTGGCTGAAACAATCAATGGTACTCATCGCGAAGCAATCTTTCCACCAGTGGAATAACATAGCGACCAATAACTTGACTGTCATGGCGGATTGCTATCGCAACGCATAACCTTTTTCAACCTACCGTTTTACGTAGGAACAATAGTCATGGCAACCGTACAAATCGTAAGGAAAACCTCGAGcagtagataaaaaaatgacGAATTTGTATCGGGAAAGACATATTTTTTCCACTGCGATCGAAATAATTATCTACTGCTTCGACCCAGTAGATAAACAGTGGAAAGCTCATTTCACGTGGAGATTCGAGAGCTGAATTGGTTTTAAGAGAATTATTTATGTCCCATGCTATTGGAAGCATGGAaacttgtgtgtttttttttaaatggatcATCCTATCCATTGAATTTGCGTATAAAAACAGGAGCGGTTCCCAGTACAGTCCAGTTACAACTCAACAGTTAGAGAAGAAGGTtaagagaaaagagaaaaaagaggttAAGAGAAGAAGTTTTAGTATTATAACTATGAAGGGGcttaaagaaggaaaagagtaAGTAAAAGCTTATATGCAATTGTTTTACCATGtgaaattaatgtttattgCATTTCAGGAAAGTTCGGTATTCTAAGTGCCAACAAGAAAAACTTGTGGATATAATGGAGAAAAATCCAGAACTGGCTAAGGGCGCGGGCTCCAACCCATcatctttttggaaaaatgtggccatggaGCTAAATTCAATGGGGCCAGCTGTGAAGGAAGGAGCAGCGTGGAAAAGGGTATGTAACAGATCATCCAatcattttgtaatttttattttatccttaattttttaactttatttatagacatggattgaaaaaaaatcttttgtaaaaaagaaactaagtCAGAACAAGAGGGAGATCAATAAAACAGGAGGGGGCAAGCCGGCGCTAAGCGAATTAAACGCACTAGAAGAACGCATAGCCGCGATTACTAACATGCGAGCGTTCAATGCTAGGATTGAAGGAAGCCAATGCGTCGGTTTAGTCCAGCCCCTTGAAGACGATCGCGTAGTACTCACCGCCGGATCATCCAACCACATCCACACCACCGAATCGAGCAACGACGAGAACAAGGAAAACCCAGGACCAACGGACCACGACCACGCTACTGAATCGCACCACGACGAGAACAAAGAAATACCAGGACCATCCGCCGACAGCCACACCACCGAATCGCACCACGACAAGGAAAAACCAGGACAAACGCACAACGACCATAATACCGAACAACCAGGACCATCGGACCAAGGGAAGAAGACTAAGAAAACAGCGCAGGTCAAATTAGAAGATTTTCAGaccataattttaaaacaaaatgacgaAACAATTAGACATTTGACCGACATTTcgaataatttgaaaattttaactgAGGGTACTATTGGCATTTATAACGAAATgctaaattttatgaaaaataaaaaataataaataattttcattttttgtatttgtattttttaagtaGCGGAATAAACATGAATAAATCACAGATTCCTATTCACAGAAGttaaaaatttgattaaaacagTTCATTTATCTCGTCAGTTACATCATTCATAATGAGCAGATTGTGCAGCATGCAGCATACATTTATAATTCGTACGCATTTGTTTGGTGCATAATGCAGCTGCCGTTCACCATTTATGCATCGAAATCGACCTTTAAGCATGCCGAAAGTTCTTTCGATTATGGCACGAGCTTTTGCATGCTGTTCATTAAATAGTGCTTCAGGACTTCCGGCTTGAGGATTTCTGTGCGGCTTTATCAACCACGGTTTCGTAGGATAAGCTGAGTCacctaaaatattattaaaacagCCATTAATATGTGACCTAACACATTATATGTAAATATACAAAACCCAAGAGTTTAGAGCTTCGGTCTCCGCTTctccatttttcttcaaagtaTGCAGAAATTGGGCtggaattataaattaaagaatCGTGATCGGAGCCGCTGAACCTGGCGTCTACAAACCGGATCATTTGCCTGTGGTCACATATCTagataataaatttactacATTAAAACATGAGATTAAATAACGTCAGTTTCAATATCTACCATCAAAGCGTTTAGACTGTAAAACCCTTTTCTATTGTAGTATTGAATTGGGTTGTCGTGAGGCGCAACAATTCTAATATGCGTTCCATCAACGCACATCACTACACCAGGCACTGGTAATTTAGCGTAAAAATATCTCCTGGCGTCTGCCTTCTCGTCATTGGTCAGATCTATTTTTACGGCATAGGCTAGTTTACGCTCTAGGACTTCCAAGGTTTGATCCAACGTTTCAGAAAACGTGGATTGTCCAATTGGCATAATGAAATCGTTGCCAACTCCCTGTTGATAGGATCCTTGAGCCAAAAACCGTGATGTGATCgccagtttttcttttgccgatAAGCCACGGTTATGTTTGGGGGCAATTAATGGTTCTATTTTATTGAGAATTTCATTGAATAGCGTCTTCGGAATGcgaaaattttgaataaatctGAAAAAGCAACATGTTAGCAGGAGGAGCAGGAGTTTCGTATCATTTTAGCTCCAAGATACATAACGTCAATGGCTGTTGAACTAACAAGCAGGAGCGGCTTGCTTTTACTTACGCTTTATCTGATAATTCAAGCGGATCTAACTGTTTCCGCATTTGCCTACGGTGTGCTGCCAGATTTCTCTCACCATTATCACTATGATTCATGAAAAATAGAGGATTTAAcatgattaaaattatttacggAACTCGCGAAACTTTTTCGTTAGAAAATTCTctaaccgtgcaaatagacctggagcgatatttctcagtgagatatttcgcaaagtagctcaatttagcaaacaaaggaaaatcgctgggcgagacatttctttggctactgtgatgatataattctatgtgtttctatggCAACGACGTttagatgctgttttttatatatgaacttttcatcgcatttcatcgcatCGCAACGAGAGATCTCTCACTGAGAAATATCGCTgcaggtctatttgcacggtaagAGGTAAACACACGGAATGACAAAGAAATTTAGCGCCTACTAgcatcataaaaattaaacaaactctAAATTTCATAGCCAATTGGTAGATGGTGAAGCTACTCGATGCATATACAGATATCGGttgctttaattttatcgACCCAAAAGTGAAAAGCGTTCGCGATGCCATTTCGAGTAGATAAAGTTATTGGTCGATATAATAAAACCATTGGAATTGATTCCACTGTTTTTAACGACTGCTTTGCCGATACCAGCCTTTACCAGGCCTGCTTTCTTCTTCGTACTTCCAGCACAAATGCAAAGTGTCTGAAAAGATATGTTCTTCCATCAAAGTAACCGTTTCTTATCGAAGATTACAAGCGAAAGATTCGAGGCATCCACCAAAGTTGGTTAATCTTTTCAGGCAAAAAAGATTGCCCAGCTCTGCTCGAATACaccaatacatacaaaaaagattcgcagaatgtgaaaaatcgagcagGAATCGTATCGTGTAGACGCGCCTAATGAAAGACATGCTGGTTAGTTTGTTTAGTAcatgtaaattaattactgagttgatgtttttcttaaaCTGTTTTAGATGATTCATCGGAATCAGATGATATCCAGGAACGACAACAGATCGAAGAAGTTTTGTTTAACGGTGATGGTAATACTAATCTCATAATGGTTAGCAATATTGATAAAGATCATGTGAACACCGATTGCGATAGTGGTGATGACATCACAGCAGGTGGGGAGGGTGCTTATAATTTTTTGGACAAATTGTCGCTAAACGAAGCTATAAGATATTGCGCAATTATTGGTAACATGCCGCGATCGTCGTTGAACATGCTTCTGGCGATCTTAAGGAAGAAATTGAACCTAGACCTTCCAAACGATGCGCGGACTTTCTTAAAAAAACCACACTCGAATCGGATTAGAAGTACAACACATCTCGGGTGGAGACTTTTTGTATCAAGGGGTTGAGCACGGCCGATCGAACTATTGGTcgcgtaacacgtaaccggaggaaggaatggtttgatgatgagtgcaggcgagcactgtccgagaagaacgcagcgcgtactcgcatgctccagcgcgagaccaggcagaacgtggaagactacagacgactgagaaggcagcagacccgactcttccaggacaagaagcgcagcttcgaagagtcggatgagcaacttatgcagcagctatcccagtcgggggaaactcgtaagttctacaggatgctgaatgcggcacgaggcggttttactcccataaccgctatgtgccgcaacgaggagggagatatcctgtcggacgagTGAGAGGTGATCGAaaggtggaagtgctacttcgacaggcacctgaacggagcagatgcaggggagacctctgcaggaagcagaggagagcagtattgcgacagccagcaggatgacgaagtgcccccgccatccttggacgaagtcatcagtgccatcaaacagctgaaacgtaacaagtcagctggcagcgatgggctggtggcagagttgttcaagatgggcccggagaggcttgccgcacttatgcatcggctgatcgtaaggatttgggaccaggaagaactaccggacgagtggaagctgggtgtcatacacccagtgtacaaaaagggcgacagactggactgtgctaacttccgagccatcacagtcctgaatgctgcctacaagatcctgtcccgaatactcttctgcagacttgcgccccttgccacagatttcgtcggaagctaccaagctggatttgttggaggcaaatcgaccaccgaccaaatctttactctacggcagaccCTCCAGAaatgccgagagcatcagatccccacgcaccacctgctcattgactttaaggcggcctacgataccatagatcggaccgaactatggaacaccatgcagcagtacggattccctgggaagctggtacggctgttgaaggccacgatggatggggtgcagtgcaaggtgagagtatcgaacattctgtcggaatcgttcgaatctcaccggggtctgaggcaaggggacggactctcctgtttgctgtttaacatcgctctggaaggtgtcatgagaagcgcgggcttcgacatccggggcacgattttcacccgttctctccaatttctcggcttcgcggatgacatcgacatcattggacggacatctgcggcggtgtgcgacgcgtacacccgactgaaacgcgaggccgacagaattggattgaggatcaatgcgacgaagacaaagtacctgcttgccggaggctctgaccgtgatagagcccgactcgggagcagagtatcagttgacggcgacgatctcgaggtggtagaggagttctgctaccttggtacgatcgtaacttcggacaacaacatgagcagcgaaatccgaaggcgcattgttcagggaaatcgtgcctactacgggctccacaaactcctgcgatccagaaggctccagcaacacacgaaatgcacgatatatcgcacactgatacgtccggtagtcctctacgggtacgagtcctggactctgctaacggaggatgccaatgcactcgctattttcgaacggcgggtgctaaggactatctttggcggtgtgtgcgagcagggcgtgtggagaaggagaatgaaccacgagctagctgagctgtttggcggtgcagatatcctgacggtggtcaaagccggaaggacaCGATGGCTGgagcacgtgatgaggatgccggactcatgccccaccaggaaggtgctcgtcagcgatccgttcggcacgaggcggagaggagcacagcgagctcgttggctggatcaggtggagtcaaacctgtcggagatcggatgcagccgtggatggagcactggaccgagtttcctggaaacggattggcgaccaggccatgtctacgcgacgtgctcgaccatgagcaggccagaaaagaagaagaagggttGAGACGGTCCTACGTAGGTATTTTCGGAGAGTTTTTAATATAcagttatttataattaatatgaCAACATATGACATTTATGATTCTTGGATTTACTTTTAGTTTTTACAGAAATGTCGTTCCCGAAgtagacatttttttctcaacaagTGTCGATCGCCGGGTTTCCACTGTTAAGAACTTCCTCGCGGCAGCTGTGGCCGATTTTAATAAAAGTGGAAGAATTGCCAGACGCACCGGTAATGCTTGTCGTCGTGTTTTGCAGACTTACAAAACCGGAGCTTGTGGAGGAATTTTTAAGACCACTAGTGCTGGAGGTCAACGATCTCCAACAAAGAGGCATGCTGTTCGGAGACAAACAAGTGCGAATAAAGCTTCCCGGCATATTTGCTGATGCTCCAGCGCGGTCATTCGCTAAAGGTTAGGCGTAGAAGATactaattgattttaataaaaaacttacatatattttattttatttcagcaaTCATCAGCTGCACTGGAAGGCATGGATGCTTAAAGTGTACCTGAGTTGGGGTACGCTTCGaatcagaaaacaaaataatctttGATTCCGTGCATGCCGAATTGCGTACGGACGCTGGCTTCCGAAACAAAGTAGACAAGGACCATCATAAAGAATAGCGGACACCTATTGAAGACATAGCTAATTTTGATACGATACGCGGTGTCCCTCTTGGCGAGTGTCTCCATCTAATTGAGTATGGGGTGACCAAGCTTGTTGTGAATGGTTGCGGCCACAGAGaggaaatagaaaatgtaGATCCTATTTATACGGGATAGATCACAAATTAGTTTGTATTTCTCTGCTAACCCGCTTAAAAGAGACCGAAAGCGCATCCTTCGGTCCTATTTATCAGGTTTTCCTTCATCGCCAACCGCTGCTATAATGATGGTTGATCGTACCGAAATTTGTACCACGAATCAGTCAATTTCGTGCAAACAACAGGATTTTCAACAGGAGATCGAGCATGATTTTTGCTCGATTTTATTTGAGAGATTTGAAATTTGATGAAACATGCTGCTAATGGCGAGCAAAAAgctcaaatttaaatttaaagctcaaattcaaatttaaaagcacaaaaagcacaaaaaaaagagaaaggagaaaaaaattgatttattcgttataTCCTTCGGTCTTGCTTGCTCTTGCTTATGCTAGGACCGGCCTCGGTTGGTTCGATAGCATTGGTTATGTACTTGTTTGGTggtgttgtaaacaaacggtgtTTACACCGACCGCTGCTGTCACTGTCGGACATTATGTCGAACTTCGTATTTACGAAGTTGtcggaagaaagcttcgcgatCGGGAGAACTGAGTACCGCGGTGAGTGAAGGACCAGGACGAGAAAAATGTAGATAAAAGGGCCAAACAACGCGTGAGCGGCTCTTATTACCGCTAGAAAACGTgaaccaataaaacaaactaattttttggttcgctccAGTAAAATAGCGTTCCTAATTAATTCTAAACTTTTATGCGTTTTCTATAGTGGTATTGAATTATTGTATTTGCTTTGGGGCTTTGGGTGGTGTTtcgcttttctctttttgtctAGCTGCACATAGCATTGCATCTAGTTTTGCATCGCATTCGTTCCGGTTGTCGCGGTACTGTTGCATCCGGACTTATTAGCCGTTTATCAGTGCGAGTCGGTTTCAgctaatgttttctttttcttaggGCGGCGGCTTTTGGTGTATCAGCACACCTTCGCCACACGTTGGTGATTACTATTGGATGTACCGGTAGTAGTGTATTTTTAAGGAAAGTATAGTTTGTTTACTGTAGAACGTTGTAATGATGTGCAAAGCAGCAAGTGAAAGTGATAATCGTCATGAATCGTCATCACTTCGGATAGTGCATCAAGCCGTGCCAGGTGTGTATTTCTTTGCTGTGAATATAGTAAAGTGGGTTTGGGATTTGAACCTCAAATGAGGAGTAGTTCTTATGTACTAACTATTTACCGCGGTGTTGGAAGTGTCCGCAATCGGATAGTGCAATGGATTTAGCGCCAAAATACGTAGCTTAaggctaaggttttttttttacgtttagTGTGTTGATCGCGACGCCGGTCTGTGACGTCATTGGCTGTTGTGTTGTGGGTGGTCATGATGTTTAAATGGCATCTTTTaatagtgttttcttttttcattatgtttctgtttcagaacgaataaacaaaaaaaaattcaaacaacgaAGCTGCCCAGCAGGCCATCGCAAAGCTGAAGCGAAGTAAGTAAAGTGTACTGcagcgttttattttatattttatttacatttctttattctaaaccgtttttttttgcagcgcCGTGTTTGACCATCcaaagcaataaaactaaGGCTACGACGGTACTGGCTGCATCGTCCAGCGGCAGCAATAATAATATCACGCAGCCCGTTGCATTAGCTGCTGGTAAGTATAGATCACTTGTTGCATCTATAAAGTTTACATGTCCTTATGtaatggtttgtatttttcagCAAGCGTCTATGCTGCCGGCTCGAATGCAACGGAGCAATATGTTATGTTCCCGCTGGACGTAGATATTATCGAAGAGGACGCATCGGAGAACGGtaagcaaaaagcaaagctTGTCaccaagaacttttttttaatagtttgtttatacatttttttagctTACGAAAACCCCATAACATCGCCACCGACACCGACGCCGATGGCCCGACCGACGCCGATGGCCCGACCGACGCCGATGGCCCGACCGACGCCGATGGCCCGATCGACGCCGATGGCCCGACCAACAGCAACGATCGGAATGTCGAGGTCAGTCCGCTCGACACCGACGGCCGGAACGTTGGTCCGTTCGACACCGACGGTCCAACCAACACCGACGGCCGGAACGTCGACGTCGGTCCGAGCGACACCTACGGAAATCTCCGAATTGTCCGACCAGCTGCGCAAAACTCAATCGGAGCTGCAGAAAGTAACGGAAGCGTCGAAGGAGATGCAAGCCCAGCTAAGTATGTTAGTTAGCAGCTCTGCTCGGCAAAGgcaagcattagaagaatgcttGGCAGCAAACCGGCCGCGGGCAGGGCTTCTCCCTCGGTCGGACTTTGAGTTAGTACCGCTGAAGGATGAAGAAGAGCTAGCTACTCTAGAATTGGCATTAGGGACAGATCCAGAGTATAAGGGAAAAGTAGAGGAATATTTGCTGCGGCAAATATATCGCGCGGATGTTGATAATCGCTTGCATCAGGCAATCGATTTGATTTTCgccaaacctttttttgcccAAATTAATTGGACTGGTGTCAGTAGAACCGAGGTACGCAAAGTaccgttaaacaaaaataaaaacgttttaGAGTTATTTAGAACCGTAGGAGGCAACGAATCGCTTTTGCCGACAGCGAAATATGTGGCAGATTTTTTAAAGCGAACGATAAAGCACGCCAAAGAGCGCGTGCATATACCGGCAACAAGGGTGACTTCCAGTCATAAGAAAGCTAGATTT
The DNA window shown above is from Anopheles funestus chromosome 3RL, idAnoFuneDA-416_04, whole genome shotgun sequence and carries:
- the LOC125769686 gene encoding uncharacterized protein LOC125769686 yields the protein MENTQIDEEQLIDMVENIPLLWNVQDPNYHNRRMEKEAWDHISDAFGVNGNTIKKKWTILRSQYHRELARLNQPTGSAAASLSKWKHFHQLSFLSDVFTSRNMVGNMPSIEMTEEYLDLSDNEDVPPASVSGFANTSTPNSITANRQDKSKLSKQSDLSNIALQILRTEKEKLQHLNKQSSNYLFASSFAEPLDKLPQE
- the LOC125769688 gene encoding putative nuclease HARBI1 — encoded protein: MLNPLFFMNHSDNGERNLAAHRRQMRKQLDPLELSDKAFIQNFRIPKTLFNEILNKIEPLIAPKHNRGLSAKEKLAITSRFLAQGSYQQGVGNDFIMPIGQSTFSETLDQTLEVLERKLAYAVKIDLTNDEKADARRYFYAKLPVPGVVMCVDGTHIRIVAPHDNPIQYYNRKGFYSLNALMVDIETDVI